The following proteins are encoded in a genomic region of Neovison vison isolate M4711 chromosome 12, ASM_NN_V1, whole genome shotgun sequence:
- the ATF1 gene encoding cyclic AMP-dependent transcription factor ATF-1 isoform X2: MSVPTPIYQTSSGQYIAIAPNGALQLASPGTDGVQGLQTLTMTNSGSTQQGTTILQYAQTSDGQQILVPSNQVVVQTATGDMQTYQIRTTPSATSLPQTVVMTSPVTLTSQTTKTDDPQLKREIRLMKNREAARECRRKKKEYVKCLENRVAVLENQNKTLIEELKTLKDLYSHKSV; encoded by the exons TTGCCATTGCCCCAAATGGAGCCTTACAGCTGGCCAGTCCAGGCACAGATGGAGTACAGGGACTTCAGACATTAACCATGACAAATTCAGGCAGTACTCAGCAAGGTACAACAATTCTCCAGTACGCACAGACCTCTGACGGACAGCAGATACTTGTGCCCAGCAACCAGGTAGTTGTACAAA CTGCGACGGGAGATATGCAGACGTACCAGATCCGAACCACGCCTTCAGCCACTTCGCTGCCGCAGACTGTGGTGATGACGTCTCCTGTGACTCTTACGTCTCAGACAACCAAGACGGATGACCCCCAGCTGAAAAGAGAAATCAGATTGATGAAAAACAG AGAAGCTGCTCGAGAATGTcgcagaaagaagaaagaatatgtgaAATGCCTGGAAAATCGAGTCGCGGTCttggaaaatcaaaacaaaactctaaTAGAAGAGTTAAAAACTTTGAAGGATCTTTATTCCCATAAAAGTGTttga